In Actinoplanes octamycinicus, the genomic window GTTGACGTAGAACGTGGTGACCGGCTTCGTCGCGCCGCGCACCTTGTCCTTCGCGCCCTTCTTGCCGACGCCGTGCTTATACGCCTTGTTCAGCGCGGTGCAGTTCTGGTACGTCTTCACCGTGGCCGCCCCGGCCGGCGCGGCGAGGCCGGCACTGCCGCCCGCGACCAGCGCCAGCACGACCGCCCCGCGAATCAGGTTCCGCATTGGTCTCCTCATCGGTAACGCCTGGAGACACCATGCTGCCCGACCGATTCTGGTCACCCGATCCACTGACCGGCCGACCCCCCATCGGCACAACGTCGCGCGGATCGGCACCGGCCACTGGGGACGTGCGGCGACCGATAACCGACGGGTTAACCGGCGGTTCGATCTTTCGCGTTGTTCCCGGTGCCCGCGGGGACGATCGTGAGTGCCATGCGGGAGATCCGGATCGACATGGTGGTGGGGCGGCGCCGGGCGCTGGCCGGGGTGGCCGGGCTGGGGCCAATCATTCCGCTGGGGCCGCCGACGCCGGTGCGTGGGCGGCGGCCCGGAGCGGACCGGACCATCGGAGGGGTTCACGCTCGCCGGTGGGGGCGGCGTCCGTAGCGTGGGGGCATGCGGGAGAGAAGACTGGGAGACCTGGCGGTCTCGGCGATCGGGTTCGGCGCGATGGGGATGAGCCACGGCTACGGGCCGGGGCCGGACCGGGAGGCGAACATCGCGCTGCTGCGGTCCGCGGTGGAGCGCGGGGTGACGCTGTTCGACACGGCCGAGGTCTACGGGCCGTGGGTGAACGAGGAGCTGGTCGGCGAGGCGCTCGAGCCGTTCCGGGGGCAGGTGGTGATCGCCACCAAGTTCGGCTTCGTGATCGATGCGGACGGTCGGCAGCAGGCCGGGGTGGACAGCCGGCCGGAGAACATCCGGAAGGTCGCCGAGGCCTCGTTGCGCCGGCTGCGGGTGGACACGCTGGACCTGTTCTACCAGCACCGGGTGGACCCGGACGTGCCGATCGAGGAGGTCGCCGGCACGGTGCGGGAGCTGATCGCGGCCGGCAAGGTGCGGCACTTCGGGATGTCCGAGGCGGCGCCCGGGACGATCCGGCGGGCGCACGCGGTGCAGCCGGTCACCGCGGTGCAGAGTGAGTACTCGCTGTGGTGGCGGCGGCCCGAGGAGGAGCTGCTCGACACCCTGCAGGAGCTGGGCATCGGGTTCGTGCCGTTCAGCCCGCTCGGGCGCGGCTTCCTGACCGGCAAGATCGGGGCGGACACGGTCTTCGCGGAGAACGACATGCGCAACGGGCTGCCCCGGTTCTCGGCGGCGGCGCGCGAGGCGAACCAGGCGCTGATCGAGCTGATCGGGCGGATCGCGGCCGGCAAGGCGGCCACCCCGGCGCAGGTGGCGCTGGCCTGGCTGCTGGCCCAGCGGCCGTGGATCGTGCCGATCCCGGGCACCCGCCGGCTGGACCGGCTGGACGAGAACCTGGGCGCGGAGCGGATCGAGCTCACCGCGGCCGACCTGGCGGAGATCGAGACGGCCGCGGCGAAGATCGAGGTGCGCGGCGAGCGCTACCCCGAGCAGATGGAGAGGATGACCAACCTTTAGGGCAGGCCCTAAGCGACCGCGGCGCGGCGCGGGGAGTACTCCTTCTCCTCGTACTGCTCGGTCCAGCGGCGGCTGCTCGACTCCAGCGGGTCGGTGTCGTAGACCGACCGGCCGTGGAACCGCTGGGAGTAGTCGAGCATGCCGTCGACCAGGCGGTCCACGTCCGGCGCGGGGCGCACCACGAGACGCATGAACTGGCTGGTCATGCCGAGCTTGTTGCCGCACTCCCGGGTCATGATGCCGTGGTTGGCGACCAGGAAGTCGCGCAGCGCCACGCCGGACCACTCGGTCGGCAGCTTGACCAGGAAGAAGTTGCCCTGCGACGGGAAGACGGTGAGGCCCGGGATGCGCTGCAGCTCCCGGCCCATCGACCGGCGGTCGCGGCTGAGCAGGCGCAGGCTCTCCTCGTACTCCATCTCGTGCTGCTGGATCATGTGGACCACCTTCTCCGCGAGGGAGTTCAGGTTCCACTTCGGCAGCGCCTTCGCGATCTTGCCGGCGATCGCCGGGTTGGCCAGCATGTAGCCGAAGCGGATGCCGTGCAGGCCGAAGTTCTTGCCGAGCGACTTGAGCACCACGGTGTTCGGCCGGATCACCGCGTCCGGGCCGACCGACGGGTAGCGCTCGGCGTCCGAGAAGTCGATGAACGACTCGTCGATCACCACCAGGTCCAGGTCGCTGAGCTGGTCCATGAACCGGATCACGTCCCGCCGCGGCAGGTAGTTGCCGTCCGGGTTGTTCACGTTGCAGACCACCGCGACCCGGGACCGGCGCTCCCGGATGAACTCGACGTACTCCTCCAGGTCGAGCCGGAAGCCGTCGCGCTCCTGCAGCGGGAACATGTCCACCCGCTTGCCGGTCTCCAGCGGCTGGTCGGTCCACCGGCCGAAGGTCGGGATCGGAATCGCCAGGCTCTCCTTGACCAGCAGGTGGTCGATCCAGGTGATCAGCTCGGTGGAGCCGTTCGCCATCGCCACCGTCTGCGGGTGCAGGTTGAGCACGCTGGCCAGCTTCTTGGTGATGGTGGCCGAGTCGCTCGGGTAGTACTTCAGGATGCTCTTCAGCTCCCGGGTGAGCTCGTCGAACATCTCCGGGGTGGGGAAGTACGGGTTGCACGGGATGCAGAAGTCGACGATCTCCGCGCCGTCGCCGGCCGCTCTGGCCAGGTCGAAGTAGGACGCGCTGTGCGCTCCCTTGTGCAGGATCGCGGTGTCGATTCCGGTCCGTGCCACGGTGTCCTCCCGATGCCTCGGTGACGTTGCCGCACCCGGGTACGCGCCTCGGAGCCCGATCGTTCACACCATCGTTGATCCACCCGGAGGTTTAAGCCGGAGGAAAGGAACATCATGCGGGGGATCGTGCGTACCGGATTGATCGGATGTGTGGTGCTCGGATCGGTGACCGTGGCGGACGAGGCGCGCGCCCGGCCCGGCAGCGGGGAACCGGTGCGGGCCGTGCGGTGGACGGTGGACGGCGCCCACCGGCCACCGCTGCTCGGGGACCTGCGCGGGGGTCGCTGACGCTTTCACCCCCGTCGGATGAGGCGGTCATGGCCGGGGCCCGGCGATCCTCAGCGCCATGACCGTCGAACCTGTCAAACCCACTGTCAACGCCGGGAAGCTGTGGGCCGGCGGGGGCGCCACCGCGGCGGTGGCGGCATTGATCGCCATCGCCGGGATTCTGCTCGGGCGCGGAATCTTCGACGTCGACGTGCTCGCGCCGAAGGGCGAGGGCGCCTGGGGGGACGCCAGCACCGGCTGGTACGCCCTGGGCGCCGCCGGCGCCGCGCTGCTCGCCACCGGCCTGGTGCACGTGCTGATCCTGACCACCCCACGGCCGATGCGGTTCTTCGGCTGGGTGGTCGGGCTGGCCACCGTCTCGGCGATGCTCGCGCCGTTCGTCACCGACGCCAGCCGGGCCTCGCAGTTCTACACCGCCGGGCTCAACATGATCATCGGCATCGCGATCGGCTCGCTGGTCGCCGGCACCGCCCGGGCCGCGACCCGGCTGGTCCGCAGCACGCCGCCCGCGCCGCGGCCCTACCCGCAGCAGTACCGGTAGAGGGCGGCCGCGATGACCGTCACCTATCACGTGCTCACCGTCCCCGAAGCGCTCGAAGCCGAGCAGGTCGACCAGCAGCGGGGGTTGAGCACCGCGGAGGCCGAGGCTCGCCGGCAGAAGTACGGCCCGAACAAGTTCGCCGAGGCCAAGAAGGAGCCCTGGTGGCGCTCCTTCGTCCGGCAGTACGCCGACCCGATGCAGATCGTCCTGCTCGCCGCCGGCATCGGCAGCCTCTACCCGCTGAAGCAGTGGGGCACCGGCGTCATGCTGATCGCCCTCACCCTGCTGAACGCCTTCCTCGGCCTGCACCAGGAGGGCAAGGCGGCGGCCGCGATCGACGCGCTGCAGAAGATGATGATCATCAAGACCCGGGTGCGCCGCGACGGCAAGCTGGCCGAGCTGCCCGCCGAGGAGCTGGTGCCCGGCGACGTGGTGCAGATCGAGGCCGGTGACGTGGTCCCGGCCGACGGGCGGCTGCTCCGGGCGGCCACCCTGGAGATCGCCGAGTCGGCGCTGACCGGGGAGAGCCTGCCGGTCGCCAAGAACGTCGAGCCGCTCGAGAAGGTCGACGCCGACCTGGGCGACCGGTCCGACATGGCGTACATGAACACCAACGTGACCCGGGGCTCCGGCGAGCTGCTGGTCACCGCGACCGGGATGAACACCGAGGTCGGCCGGATCTCCGGGATGCTGCAGGCGGCCAAGGACGAGGACACGCCGCTCACCCGGCAGCTCGCCAAGCTGACCAACCAGATCCTCTACATCGCCGGGTTCGCGCTGCTCGCCTCGGTCGTGATCAACCTGGCCCGGGGCAACGAGTTCACCGTGGTGTTCACCGCCGCGGTCGCCTTCGCGGTCTCCGCCATCCCGACCGGCCTGCCGGCCGTGGTCACCACGATCCTGTCGCTCGGCACCCAGCTGCTCGCCAAGTCGAACGCGATCGTGAAGCGGCTGCGCTCCACCGAGACGCTCGGCTCCACCTCGGCGATCAACTCGGACAAGACCGGGACGCTGACGCTGAACCAGATGACCGCCATCGAGATGGCGATCCCGGGGCGGCGCTACGTGATCTCCGGGACCGGTTACTCCACCGAGGGGACGATCAAGCGGGTGGCCGGGGAGCCGGACACCCCGCTGGAGGAGTACCTGCTGCCGATGATCCTGGCCTCGGACGCGGTGATCGCCGACGGCGACATGATCGGCGACCCGACCGAGGGCGCGCTGGTGGTGCTCGCCGAGAAGGGCGGTCTGGACACCGAGGCGACCCGGCAGAAGTACCCGCGGGTGGCCGAGCTGCCGTTCGACGCCGCGTACAAGATGATGGCGACCTTCCACGAGATGTCCGGGAAGATCCGGTGCTTCGTGAAGGGCGCGCCCGACCAGATCCTGGCGCGCTGCACCGTCACCCCGGAGCAGCACGAACGCTATCTCGCCGAGAACGAGCGGCTGGCCGAGCAGGGCTTGCGGGTGATGGCCACCGCGCGCAAGGACTTCGACACCTTCGATCCGTCGGGCGACCTGCTGGAGATGCTGACCGACCTGGAGCCGCTGGCCCTGGTCGGCATCGTCGACCCGCCGCGCCCGCAGGCCAAGGCCGCGATCGAGGAGGCGCACGCGGCCGGCATCGAGGTCCGGATGATCACCGGGGACCACGCGATCACCGCCGCCGCGATCGCCGGCAAGCTCGGCATCCGCGGCCGGGCGATCACCGGCGCCGAGTTCGCCGCGATGGACGACGACGAGCTGGACCGGGAGATCGGCGGGATCGGCGTGATCGCCCGGGTCACCCCGGAACACAAGGTGCGCCTGGTCGAGGCGCTCAAGCGCAAGGGCCACATCGTCGCGATGACCGGCGACGGGGTGAACGACGCGCCCGCGCTGAAGAAGGCCGACATCGGCATCGCGATGGGGATCACCGGCACCGAGGTGAGCAAAGAGGCCGCCGCGATGATCCTCACCGACGACGACTTCGCCACCATCGTGAAGGCCGTCGAGCTGGGCCGGGCGCTCTACGCCAACCTGAAGAAGTACATCTTCTTCCAGATGGGCGTGCTGGCCGCCATGATCGTCACGTTCCTCGCGGCGAGCATCGGCAACATCGCGGCCGGCGTGCCGTTCGTGCCGCTGCAGACGCTGTGGCTGAACTTCACCACGCAGGTCTTCCAGTCCGTCGGCCTCGGGTACGGCAACGCCGAGCCGGACATCATGAAGAACAAGCCGCGCCGCTCCGACGAGCCGCTGCTGAGCAACCGGGTGCTCGGCTGGCTCAGCCTGCTCGGCGTGTTCATGGGTGTGATCACGCTGGT contains:
- a CDS encoding cation-translocating P-type ATPase; protein product: MTVTYHVLTVPEALEAEQVDQQRGLSTAEAEARRQKYGPNKFAEAKKEPWWRSFVRQYADPMQIVLLAAGIGSLYPLKQWGTGVMLIALTLLNAFLGLHQEGKAAAAIDALQKMMIIKTRVRRDGKLAELPAEELVPGDVVQIEAGDVVPADGRLLRAATLEIAESALTGESLPVAKNVEPLEKVDADLGDRSDMAYMNTNVTRGSGELLVTATGMNTEVGRISGMLQAAKDEDTPLTRQLAKLTNQILYIAGFALLASVVINLARGNEFTVVFTAAVAFAVSAIPTGLPAVVTTILSLGTQLLAKSNAIVKRLRSTETLGSTSAINSDKTGTLTLNQMTAIEMAIPGRRYVISGTGYSTEGTIKRVAGEPDTPLEEYLLPMILASDAVIADGDMIGDPTEGALVVLAEKGGLDTEATRQKYPRVAELPFDAAYKMMATFHEMSGKIRCFVKGAPDQILARCTVTPEQHERYLAENERLAEQGLRVMATARKDFDTFDPSGDLLEMLTDLEPLALVGIVDPPRPQAKAAIEEAHAAGIEVRMITGDHAITAAAIAGKLGIRGRAITGAEFAAMDDDELDREIGGIGVIARVTPEHKVRLVEALKRKGHIVAMTGDGVNDAPALKKADIGIAMGITGTEVSKEAAAMILTDDDFATIVKAVELGRALYANLKKYIFFQMGVLAAMIVTFLAASIGNIAAGVPFVPLQTLWLNFTTQVFQSVGLGYGNAEPDIMKNKPRRSDEPLLSNRVLGWLSLLGVFMGVITLVVIWFAERDKNVDVARTMGLTAFSLMNLIFSFTVRSDVRSVFSLETFNDRRFVITSGMSLAAIVLATELGLFQRILNTEHLDLGQWGICLAAALTVIVPTEIRKAVLRRRAGGS
- a CDS encoding DUF6069 family protein gives rise to the protein MTVEPVKPTVNAGKLWAGGGATAAVAALIAIAGILLGRGIFDVDVLAPKGEGAWGDASTGWYALGAAGAALLATGLVHVLILTTPRPMRFFGWVVGLATVSAMLAPFVTDASRASQFYTAGLNMIIGIAIGSLVAGTARAATRLVRSTPPAPRPYPQQYR
- a CDS encoding aldo/keto reductase produces the protein MRERRLGDLAVSAIGFGAMGMSHGYGPGPDREANIALLRSAVERGVTLFDTAEVYGPWVNEELVGEALEPFRGQVVIATKFGFVIDADGRQQAGVDSRPENIRKVAEASLRRLRVDTLDLFYQHRVDPDVPIEEVAGTVRELIAAGKVRHFGMSEAAPGTIRRAHAVQPVTAVQSEYSLWWRRPEEELLDTLQELGIGFVPFSPLGRGFLTGKIGADTVFAENDMRNGLPRFSAAAREANQALIELIGRIAAGKAATPAQVALAWLLAQRPWIVPIPGTRRLDRLDENLGAERIELTAADLAEIETAAAKIEVRGERYPEQMERMTNL
- a CDS encoding excalibur calcium-binding domain-containing protein, with the translated sequence MRNLIRGAVVLALVAGGSAGLAAPAGAATVKTYQNCTALNKAYKHGVGKKGAKDKVRGATKPVTTFYVNTKLYNANKKMDRDSDGVACEKR
- a CDS encoding pyridoxal phosphate-dependent aminotransferase; protein product: MARTGIDTAILHKGAHSASYFDLARAAGDGAEIVDFCIPCNPYFPTPEMFDELTRELKSILKYYPSDSATITKKLASVLNLHPQTVAMANGSTELITWIDHLLVKESLAIPIPTFGRWTDQPLETGKRVDMFPLQERDGFRLDLEEYVEFIRERRSRVAVVCNVNNPDGNYLPRRDVIRFMDQLSDLDLVVIDESFIDFSDAERYPSVGPDAVIRPNTVVLKSLGKNFGLHGIRFGYMLANPAIAGKIAKALPKWNLNSLAEKVVHMIQQHEMEYEESLRLLSRDRRSMGRELQRIPGLTVFPSQGNFFLVKLPTEWSGVALRDFLVANHGIMTRECGNKLGMTSQFMRLVVRPAPDVDRLVDGMLDYSQRFHGRSVYDTDPLESSSRRWTEQYEEKEYSPRRAAVA